Proteins encoded together in one Porites lutea chromosome 2, jaPorLute2.1, whole genome shotgun sequence window:
- the LOC140925926 gene encoding uncharacterized protein, protein MASFLERSRKVQVTILASEWGSSKGELSTINRELSIQLAKCSEAEITFFLPKCSQEDKKLALQHNVTIIKATCRPGLEELDWLLFPPEHLQIDVIVGHGVKLGKQAQIIKESKKCKWIQVVHTYPEELGMFKNYSNPISKGQEKHKTEVELCEMADLVVGVGSKLTEAFSSYLRWCQNNKSVVDLTPGVFEEFVGVIQDIEERKHRMRSVLVFGRGDAEDFVLKGIDVAGKAVAALLNTRLVFVGAQDGKHEETAKRLLECGVSASRLKVKGFIQDRGTLKRLFREVDLVVMPSRTEGFGLAGLEALSAGLPVLVSRNSGFGEALCSVPFGSSFVVFSEEPADWAVAILKIWAKDRKSRLQEVETLRDSYDKKYNWAKQIKDLLHKMISWTNVDFSNVLSVPETIGGTVVSSQLASQATRGTTEKHAGRKRKASQELDGMIEDKKAMNIFSHIQDLQSDTVLVSNKTNPLSDLRKIALHKGFVISYNPASGNCLFYALSEQLQSVKAIHISHKELRETLVQFLTTNAYLRDGTPLLNFVSGYPSWPEYLRSMAKDSTWGDHMILLAAANYFQSPIRIISSLDSEVVVQPDHAVADINPLVLGHVHEFHYVSLHPSQELIPSYVLARGQTAVAAFVKAKADGWTVDKRVKVLLIGQDRVGKTSVGRSLKGEKFRANEISTEGVQMYEPLKNPGNQPWKNYVLQHDTTPFHHKSAEIISREVQSKSTGGQTPKKSLGTDSQESSNLDATADNSQNSKQALTLPPWTQIRKTHQVNFQTEADQTLLKKGTASLHSTPDNEKKMENTSSNEPVLMDNKIADLTAEKLHRKETDIPDGIWPVIWDFAGQALFRAIHPIFMSSEAVYVLVWDLTRDLFAKAQCKVNEDGREEVDVLTADSNDTNLDHILRWLDMVHSLRPEGNSEFPPVILVGTHADEVNFPDKKKEELEEFLRVNFEDYYDHVVESVTMDNTLAGRPIQEEDKRICQLRQITLKEAENLSHTQKKIPLKWLEVENKVCDHIKKSEDKYMTKQSFKEKIVDQICQPDRDQNLAEHILNFMHDRGTIVYLDHPETPNGLVVLDPQ, encoded by the exons ATGGCATCTTTTCTGGAAAGATCCCGCAAAGTGCAAGTCACCATTTTGGCCTCTGAATGGGGATCGAGCAAAGGAGAGCTATCAACTATAAACAGAGAATTATCCATTCAGTTAGCTAAATGCTCTGAAGCGGAAATCACTTTCTTTCTTCCAAAATGCAGCCAAGAGGACAAAAAATTAGCCCTCCAACACAACGTAACGATTATCAAGGCAACTTGCCGGCCTGGCTTAGAAGAACTGGACTGGCTTCTCTTTCCACCAGAACATTTACAAATAGATGTAATCGTTGGTCATGGGGTTAAACTTGGCAAACAAGCTCAAATcataaaagaatcaaaaaagTGTAAATGGATCCAAGTCGTGCACACATACCCAGAAGAACTGGGAATGTTTAAGAACTATTCCAACCCAATTTCCAAGGGTcaagagaaacataaaacaGAGGTAGAGTTGTGTGAAATGGCGGACCTTGTTGTAGGAGTTGGATCCAAGTTGACTGAAGCCTTCTCTTCGTATCTTCGATGGtgccaaaacaataaaagtgtAGTGGACTTGACACCTGGAGTATTTGAAGAATTTGTTGGTGTGATTCAGGAcattgaagaaagaaaacatcgTATGCGTAGTGTCTTGGTGTTTGGTCGTGGGGACGCAGAGGATTTCGTACTAAAGGGAATTGACGTCGCTGGAAAAGCGGTTGCTGCACTACTAAATACTCGTCTTGTGTTTGTTGGCGCCCAAGATGGAAAACACGAAGAAACAGCGAAGCGGTTACTCGAATGTGGTGTTTCTGCAAGTCGCTTGAAAGTAAAAGGATTTATTCAAGATCGAGGGACTTTGAAGCGCCTGTTTCGGGAAGTGGATCTTGTAGTCATGCCTTCACGAACGGAGGGCTTTGGGTTGGCAGGACTTGAGGCCCTGTCAGCTGGTCTCCCTGTGCTTGTCAGCCGCAATTCGGGGTTTGGAGAAGCACTGTGCAGTGTACCATTTGGTTCATCCTTTGTAGTATTTTCAGAGGAGCCCGCTGATTGGGCTGTAGCCATCTTGAAAATATGGGCCAAGGACAGGAAAAGTCGACTTCAGGAAGTGGAAACTTTGCGCGATTCGTACGATAAGAAATACAACTGGGCCAAACAGATAAAAGATCTTCTTCACAAGATGATCAGCTGGACTAACG TTGATTTTTCAAATGTCCTGAGCGTCCCCGAAACAATAGGTGGAACCGTTGTATCTTCTCAGCTGGCTTCTCAGGCTACACGAGGCACGACAGAGAAACATGCAG GAAGAAAACGCAAAGCTTCTCAGGAGTTGGACGGCATGATTGAGGACAAAAAAG ctATGAACATCTTTTCACACATACAAGATTTGCAATCTGATACAGTCCTGGTTAGTAACAAGACTAACCCACTTTCCGATCTGAGAAAGATTGCTTTGCACAAAGGATTCGTCATTTCTTACAACCCAGCGTCTGGAAACTGTTTGTTCTATGCACTGTCAGAGCaactacaaagtgttaaagcaatCCATATATCACACAAGGAGCTTAGGGAAACTTTGGTCCAGTTTCTCACAACAAATGCGTATTTG CGCGATGGAACACCCCTGCTTAACTTTGTTTCCGGGTACCCATCATGGCCTGAATACTTACGAAGTATGGCGAAGGACAGTACTTGGGGCGATCATATGATTCTGCTTGCTGcagcaaattactttcaaagtCCCATCCGTATTATCAGCAGCCTTGACAGTGAAGTAGTTGTCCAGCCAGATCATGCAGTTGCTGACATCAACCCCCTTGTGTTGGGACACGTTCACGAGTTTCACTATGTTAGTCTTCATCCCAGTCAAG AATTAATACCCAGCTATGTTCTGGCCAGAGGACAAACAGCCGTTGCAGCTTTTGTAAAAGCAAAAGCAGATGGCTGGACCGTTGACAAGCGCGTTAAAGTTTTACTGATTGGACAGGACCGCGTTGGAAAGACAAGTGTTGGAAGATCCCTTAAAGGCGAAAAATTCAGAGCCAATGAGATAAGTACAGAAGGAGTACAGATGTACGAACCCTTGAAAAATCCTGGGAATCAGCCTTGGAAAAACTATGTTCTGCAACATGATACTACGCCATTCCACCACAAGTCAGCCGAGATAATTAGTCGAGAAGTGCAATCGAAGTCAACAGGTGGACAAACGCCAAAAAAAAGCTTAGGAACAG ATTCCCAAGAAAGCTCCAACCTTGATGCCACCGCAGATAACAGCCAG AACTCCAAGCAAGCTCTAACGCTTCCTCCATGGACACAAATCAG AAAGACTCACCAAGTGAATTTTCAAACCGAAGCCGACCAGACCCTTTTGAAGAAG GGTACTGCAAGCTTACACTCGACACCGGACAACGAAAAGAAAATGGAG AATACCTCATCAAACGAACCAGTGTTAATGGATAACAAGATCGCAGATCTCACAGCGGAAAAATTACACAGAAAGGAAACGGACATTCCAGATGGTATCTGGCCAGTGATTTGGGACTTTGCTGGCCAAGCTCTTTTTCGCGCCATCCATCCAATCTTCATGTCGTCCGAAGCTGTTTATGTGCTAGTGTGGGATCTTACAAGGGATCTCTTTGCCAAAGCTCAATGCAAAGTGAATGAAGATGGTCGCGAAGAGGTTGACGTCTTAACTGCTGACAGCAATGACACAAACCTCGATCACATTCTCAGGTGGCTGGACATGGTGCACTCATTACGACCGGAAGGTAACTCTGAATTTCCTCCTGTGATCCTCGTAGGAACACATGCTGATGAGGTTAACTTTCCGgataaaaagaaagaggaattgGAAGAATTCCTTAGAGTGAATTTTGAGGATTATTACGATCACGTTGTTGAAAGTGTAACAATGGATAATACGCTTGCTGGCCGGCCAATCCAAGAAGAAGATAAACGAATTTGTCAGCTACGACAAATAACATTGAAAGAAGCCGAAAACTTGTCCCACACGCAAAAGAAAATTCCCTTGAAATGGCTTGAGGTTGAAAACAAAGTTTGTGATCATATCAAAAAAAGCGAGGATAAATACATGACAAAgcaaagttttaaagaaaaaatagtgGACCAAATCTGCCAACCTGACCGTGACCAGAATTTAGCAGAACACATTCTAAATTTCATGCACGATCGTGGGACAATTGTTTATTTAGACCACCCAGAGACTCCAAATGGCTTGGTTGTCTTGGATCCTCAGTGA
- the LOC140927921 gene encoding nucleotide-binding oligomerization domain-containing protein 2-like, producing the protein MEGLIEHRGDFSYPTDVIEKIRQLYRTREQRLLPLPWLEDFSFHLNEIFTRLKIVGKEKTRGVLTDDITNMTAIFKAHAECQRPRTVLIEGDPGIGKTTYCQKLAYDWATKQNEWDPSFPEIEVLLLLKCHEIKSDIWEAINDQILPEEMDDQAKEYFFKFIRENQSKVLLVLDGMDEADPSNLKKFFNLVEGKELSGCYVVLTSRHEVGKKVRRCCDTLWEIIGFNKEDAESFIHKYFKSINKELLAEKTIKMIWPPLHSARSTDLGELAKNPLNTALLCVICEDFKGVFPTSRTQLYTEIVNCVLRRYENKHGLSSNNDNLLTVYKRDLFHLGQMALQSLRKGELFFEEHEFPEKLIALSKFGFLSLQAAGSKRKSRVRYAFLHKSFQEFFSGFYLACQIIEGDIDCDSVVTDQSYKAELNQVFYFMSGILASLSEEIAESLVKSIAVDINSISRNRYPDGPLSQRLLFALRCV; encoded by the exons ATGGAAGGCCTGATTGAACACCGTGGAG ATTTTTCATACCCAACCGATGTCATAGAAAAGATCCGTCAGCTCTACAGAACACGTGAACAACGCCTCCTGCCTCTGCCTTGGTtagaagattttagctttcatcTCAATGAAATTTTTACCAGATTAAAAATCGTTGGCAAAGAAAAAACCCGAGGAGTACTTACTGACGATATAACCAATATGACTGCTATCTTTAAGGCGCACGCAGAATGCCAAAGGCCACGAACAGTCTTGATCGAAGGAGATCCTGGTATAGGAAAAACTACGTATTGTCAAAAGCTAGCGTATGATTGGGCAACTAAGCAGAACGAATGGGACCCATCTTTTCCAGAGATTGAAGTGCTGCTGCTTCTCAAATGTCACGAAATTAAATCTGACATCTGGGAAGCTATTAATGATCAAATTCTCCCCGAAGAAATGGACGATCAAGCTAAGGAATACTTCTTTAAATTCATTCGTGAAAATCAGTCCAAGGTTCTTTTAGTTCTCGATGGAATGGATGAAGCGGATCCCAGCAACCTCAAAAAGTTCTTTAACCTTGTCGAGGGTAAAGAACTCTCAGGTTGTTACGTTGTTCTTACATCTCGTCATGAAGTTGGAAAGAAAGTAAGGAGATGCTGTGACACTCTGTGGGAGATTATAGGATTCAACAAGGAAGATGCAGAAAGCTTCATTCATAAATACTTTAAAAGCATCAACAAGGAGCTTTTGGCTGAGAAAACTATAAAAATGATATGGCCGCCTTTGCATTCGGCAAGATCTACAGACCTGGGTGAATTGGCAAAAAATCCTTTAAACACTGCTTTATTGTGTGTTATTTGTGAGGACTTCAAGGGCGTTTTTCCAACAAGCAGAACCCAATTATATACTGAAATAGTCAACTGTGTTTTAAGACGTTATGAAAACAAGCACGGACTATCGAGCAACAATGATAACCTGTTGACCGTGTATAAAAGAGACTTATTTCATCTTGGGCAAATGGCGTTACAGTCGCTTCGGAAAGGAGAGCTGTTCTTTGAAGAGCATGAATTTCCTGAGAAACTTATTGCATTATCAAAGTTTGGATTTCTTTCACTCCAGGCGGCTGGCAGTAAGAGGAAATCTCGTGTGCGTTACGCATTTCTTCATAAAAgcttccaggagtttttttctGGATTCTATCTTGCTTGCCAAATAATTGAGGGAGATATTGACTGTGACTCAGTAGTGACTGATCAAAGTTACAAAGCTGAATTAAACCAAGTCTTTTATTTTATGAGTGGAATATTAGCTTCATTAAGCGAGGAAATCGCAGAGTCTCTCGTGAAAAGTATCGCTGTTGATATCAATTCAATAAGCCGTAATCGTTATCCTGATGGACCCTTGTCACAACGTCTTTTATTTGCTTTACGCTGTGTATAG